The Vanessa atalanta chromosome 24, ilVanAtal1.2, whole genome shotgun sequence genome has a segment encoding these proteins:
- the LOC125073438 gene encoding amino acid transporter AVT1B-like isoform X2, translating to MMFHDRYTAGETTGGLSALFTALCIVDLFGVFPIVALPKSIISCGVYGIPLVVAVFSLQLYTAVLLGRSWLLAHEISPDIREKSRFPYAAVAELAFGTKTKRLVTFLIDATVFGAGIPNFIFASQSMQLFWWKITDGAVGVSYCIWMIVIGLLLCPVMWLGSPKDMKPVALSSVCIVTTVAVSTWVCIYLDETSPPPSGDVLQYEPSPRDFLVAYGIIAFQFDIHPMLLTLQVDMKDSRKINSAVLGAFTITGLLFTITSLVAANRYGNNIESNILQGIPPSFILYILALLVTLQLCFSSAVSNSALFLHIEDLLKIPREFGVKRCLLRSGIVAFAVFLGESVPRFDLVMSLVGSTLTGPLMFIFPPLFFLRLCYKRYQIKASAMSHNPKKKSVRFSDSHVNNGGNDNQNGGNGNQNGNDHVKYPLLVHRVQTKYRTFMNEYVDMKADIDMNDYAVKWYDVLLAVIVMLMGIAATIVATYTSWSNAVASSGFSQPCLLNATAAARSFIEATNHVI from the exons ATGATGTTCCACGATCGCTACACAGCCGGTGAAACAACTGGAGGTCTGAGTGCATTATTCACTGCGCTGTGTATAGTGGACCTCTTCGGTGTCTTCCCTATTGTGGCCTTGCCGAAGAGTATTATTTCTTGTG GTGTATACGGAATACCACTCGTGGTAGCGGTGTTCTCGTTGCAACTCTACACAGCTGTGCTGCTGGGGAGGAGCTGGCTGCTGGCACATGAAATATCACCGGATATAAGGGAGAAAAGCag GTTTCCTTACGCAGCGGTGGCCGAGTTGGCTTTCGGCACGAAAACGAAAAGGCTCGTGACGTTTCTCATAGATGCGACGGTATTCGGTGCTGGGATACCAAATTTTATATTCG CATCTCAAAGTATGCAGTTGTTTTGGTGGAAGATCACCGATGGGGCGGTGGGGGTGTCCTATTGCATATGGATGATAGTAATTGGTCTTTTGCTCTGTCCTGTCATGTGGCTGGGCTCGCCGAAAGACATGAA GCCCGTAGCGCTGTCGTCGGTGTGCATCGTGACGACGGTGGCGGTGTCCACGTGGGTGTGCATCTACCTCGACGAAACGTCGCCGCCGCCGTCGGGCGACGTGCTGCAGTACGAGCCCAGCCCGCGGGACTTCCTCGTCGCTTATGGGATCATTGCTTTTCAG TTCGATATCCATCCGATGTTGCTTACCCTTCAAGTGGACATGAAGGACAGTCGGAAGATCAACTCGGCAGTTCTCGGCGCGTTCACCATCACCGGTCTCCTGTTCACCATCACCTCGTTGGTGGCTGCGAATAGATACGGAAACAATATCGAGAGTAATATACTGCAAG GCATACCGCCATCCTTCATATTATACATCTTGGCCCTGCTGGTCACATTACAACTTTGTTTCTCGAGCGCCGTCAGTAACTCCGCCCTTTTCCTTCATATTGAAGACTTGCTCAAGATACCCAGAG aattcggCGTAAAACGTTGCCTTCTCCGCTCAGGAATCGTCGCATTCGCAGTTTTTCTCGGAGAATCTGTGCCAAGATTCGACCTCGTCATGAGTCTAGTTGGATCGACATTAACTGGaccattaatgtttatattcccGCCATTATTTTTCCTAAGACTCTGCTATAAAAGATATCAAATTAAAGCTAGCGCTATGTCTCATAATCCAAAGAAAAAGAGCGTAAGGTTTAGTGACAGCCATGTCAATAATGGCGGGAACGACAATCAAAATGGCGGGAACGGTAATCAAAACGGTAACGATCATGTGAAGTACCCGCTTTTAGTGCACAGAGttcaaacaaaatatagaaCTTTTATGAATGAATACGTCGATATGAAGGCCGATATTGACATGAATGATTACGCAGTTAAATGGTACGACGTATTATTAGCCGTAATTGTGATGCTAATGGGTATCGCGGCAACAATAGTCGCGACGTATACAAGCTGGTCGAACGCCGTGGCGTCATCTGGATTCTCGCAGCCATGTTTGTTGAATGCGACCGCTGCTGCTAGGAGTTTCATTGAAGCCACGAATCATGTTATATAG
- the LOC125073438 gene encoding amino acid transporter AVT1B-like isoform X1, translated as MNRNREAGPSATKPTTVMMFHDRYTAGETTGGLSALFTALCIVDLFGVFPIVALPKSIISCGVYGIPLVVAVFSLQLYTAVLLGRSWLLAHEISPDIREKSRFPYAAVAELAFGTKTKRLVTFLIDATVFGAGIPNFIFASQSMQLFWWKITDGAVGVSYCIWMIVIGLLLCPVMWLGSPKDMKPVALSSVCIVTTVAVSTWVCIYLDETSPPPSGDVLQYEPSPRDFLVAYGIIAFQFDIHPMLLTLQVDMKDSRKINSAVLGAFTITGLLFTITSLVAANRYGNNIESNILQGIPPSFILYILALLVTLQLCFSSAVSNSALFLHIEDLLKIPREFGVKRCLLRSGIVAFAVFLGESVPRFDLVMSLVGSTLTGPLMFIFPPLFFLRLCYKRYQIKASAMSHNPKKKSVRFSDSHVNNGGNDNQNGGNGNQNGNDHVKYPLLVHRVQTKYRTFMNEYVDMKADIDMNDYAVKWYDVLLAVIVMLMGIAATIVATYTSWSNAVASSGFSQPCLLNATAAARSFIEATNHVI; from the exons ATGAATCGCAATCGAGAAGCCGGACCTTCAGCGACCAAACCAACCACGGTTATGATGTTCCACGATCGCTACACAGCCGGTGAAACAACTGGAGGTCTGAGTGCATTATTCACTGCGCTGTGTATAGTGGACCTCTTCGGTGTCTTCCCTATTGTGGCCTTGCCGAAGAGTATTATTTCTTGTG GTGTATACGGAATACCACTCGTGGTAGCGGTGTTCTCGTTGCAACTCTACACAGCTGTGCTGCTGGGGAGGAGCTGGCTGCTGGCACATGAAATATCACCGGATATAAGGGAGAAAAGCag GTTTCCTTACGCAGCGGTGGCCGAGTTGGCTTTCGGCACGAAAACGAAAAGGCTCGTGACGTTTCTCATAGATGCGACGGTATTCGGTGCTGGGATACCAAATTTTATATTCG CATCTCAAAGTATGCAGTTGTTTTGGTGGAAGATCACCGATGGGGCGGTGGGGGTGTCCTATTGCATATGGATGATAGTAATTGGTCTTTTGCTCTGTCCTGTCATGTGGCTGGGCTCGCCGAAAGACATGAA GCCCGTAGCGCTGTCGTCGGTGTGCATCGTGACGACGGTGGCGGTGTCCACGTGGGTGTGCATCTACCTCGACGAAACGTCGCCGCCGCCGTCGGGCGACGTGCTGCAGTACGAGCCCAGCCCGCGGGACTTCCTCGTCGCTTATGGGATCATTGCTTTTCAG TTCGATATCCATCCGATGTTGCTTACCCTTCAAGTGGACATGAAGGACAGTCGGAAGATCAACTCGGCAGTTCTCGGCGCGTTCACCATCACCGGTCTCCTGTTCACCATCACCTCGTTGGTGGCTGCGAATAGATACGGAAACAATATCGAGAGTAATATACTGCAAG GCATACCGCCATCCTTCATATTATACATCTTGGCCCTGCTGGTCACATTACAACTTTGTTTCTCGAGCGCCGTCAGTAACTCCGCCCTTTTCCTTCATATTGAAGACTTGCTCAAGATACCCAGAG aattcggCGTAAAACGTTGCCTTCTCCGCTCAGGAATCGTCGCATTCGCAGTTTTTCTCGGAGAATCTGTGCCAAGATTCGACCTCGTCATGAGTCTAGTTGGATCGACATTAACTGGaccattaatgtttatattcccGCCATTATTTTTCCTAAGACTCTGCTATAAAAGATATCAAATTAAAGCTAGCGCTATGTCTCATAATCCAAAGAAAAAGAGCGTAAGGTTTAGTGACAGCCATGTCAATAATGGCGGGAACGACAATCAAAATGGCGGGAACGGTAATCAAAACGGTAACGATCATGTGAAGTACCCGCTTTTAGTGCACAGAGttcaaacaaaatatagaaCTTTTATGAATGAATACGTCGATATGAAGGCCGATATTGACATGAATGATTACGCAGTTAAATGGTACGACGTATTATTAGCCGTAATTGTGATGCTAATGGGTATCGCGGCAACAATAGTCGCGACGTATACAAGCTGGTCGAACGCCGTGGCGTCATCTGGATTCTCGCAGCCATGTTTGTTGAATGCGACCGCTGCTGCTAGGAGTTTCATTGAAGCCACGAATCATGTTATATAG
- the LOC125073438 gene encoding uncharacterized protein LOC125073438 isoform X3 — protein sequence MNRNREAGPSATKPTTVMMFHDRYTAGETTGGLSALFTALCIVDLFGVFPIVALPKSIISCGVYGIPLVVAVFSLQLYTAVLLGRSWLLAHEISPDIREKSRFPYAAVAELAFGTKTKDMKPVALSSVCIVTTVAVSTWVCIYLDETSPPPSGDVLQYEPSPRDFLVAYGIIAFQFDIHPMLLTLQVDMKDSRKINSAVLGAFTITGLLFTITSLVAANRYGNNIESNILQGIPPSFILYILALLVTLQLCFSSAVSNSALFLHIEDLLKIPREFGVKRCLLRSGIVAFAVFLGESVPRFDLVMSLVGSTLTGPLMFIFPPLFFLRLCYKRYQIKASAMSHNPKKKSVRFSDSHVNNGGNDNQNGGNGNQNGNDHVKYPLLVHRVQTKYRTFMNEYVDMKADIDMNDYAVKWYDVLLAVIVMLMGIAATIVATYTSWSNAVASSGFSQPCLLNATAAARSFIEATNHVI from the exons ATGAATCGCAATCGAGAAGCCGGACCTTCAGCGACCAAACCAACCACGGTTATGATGTTCCACGATCGCTACACAGCCGGTGAAACAACTGGAGGTCTGAGTGCATTATTCACTGCGCTGTGTATAGTGGACCTCTTCGGTGTCTTCCCTATTGTGGCCTTGCCGAAGAGTATTATTTCTTGTG GTGTATACGGAATACCACTCGTGGTAGCGGTGTTCTCGTTGCAACTCTACACAGCTGTGCTGCTGGGGAGGAGCTGGCTGCTGGCACATGAAATATCACCGGATATAAGGGAGAAAAGCag GTTTCCTTACGCAGCGGTGGCCGAGTTGGCTTTCGGCACGAAAA CGAAAGACATGAA GCCCGTAGCGCTGTCGTCGGTGTGCATCGTGACGACGGTGGCGGTGTCCACGTGGGTGTGCATCTACCTCGACGAAACGTCGCCGCCGCCGTCGGGCGACGTGCTGCAGTACGAGCCCAGCCCGCGGGACTTCCTCGTCGCTTATGGGATCATTGCTTTTCAG TTCGATATCCATCCGATGTTGCTTACCCTTCAAGTGGACATGAAGGACAGTCGGAAGATCAACTCGGCAGTTCTCGGCGCGTTCACCATCACCGGTCTCCTGTTCACCATCACCTCGTTGGTGGCTGCGAATAGATACGGAAACAATATCGAGAGTAATATACTGCAAG GCATACCGCCATCCTTCATATTATACATCTTGGCCCTGCTGGTCACATTACAACTTTGTTTCTCGAGCGCCGTCAGTAACTCCGCCCTTTTCCTTCATATTGAAGACTTGCTCAAGATACCCAGAG aattcggCGTAAAACGTTGCCTTCTCCGCTCAGGAATCGTCGCATTCGCAGTTTTTCTCGGAGAATCTGTGCCAAGATTCGACCTCGTCATGAGTCTAGTTGGATCGACATTAACTGGaccattaatgtttatattcccGCCATTATTTTTCCTAAGACTCTGCTATAAAAGATATCAAATTAAAGCTAGCGCTATGTCTCATAATCCAAAGAAAAAGAGCGTAAGGTTTAGTGACAGCCATGTCAATAATGGCGGGAACGACAATCAAAATGGCGGGAACGGTAATCAAAACGGTAACGATCATGTGAAGTACCCGCTTTTAGTGCACAGAGttcaaacaaaatatagaaCTTTTATGAATGAATACGTCGATATGAAGGCCGATATTGACATGAATGATTACGCAGTTAAATGGTACGACGTATTATTAGCCGTAATTGTGATGCTAATGGGTATCGCGGCAACAATAGTCGCGACGTATACAAGCTGGTCGAACGCCGTGGCGTCATCTGGATTCTCGCAGCCATGTTTGTTGAATGCGACCGCTGCTGCTAGGAGTTTCATTGAAGCCACGAATCATGTTATATAG